From a region of the Paraburkholderia hospita genome:
- a CDS encoding peroxiredoxin: MSLRLGDVAPDFEQESSIGRIRFHEWLGDSWGVLFSHPADFTPVCTTELGLTAKLASEFDKRSVKTIALSVDSKESHSEWIKDINETQAASVGFPILADGDRKVSELYDMIHPNANATLTVRSLFIIDPQKKVRLIITYPASTGRNFDEVLRVIDSLQLTDNYQVATPGNWKHGDDVVIVPSLKDEEEIKRKFPKGYKALRPYLRMTPQPNK; encoded by the coding sequence ATGAGTCTACGTCTTGGCGATGTCGCACCCGATTTCGAGCAGGAGTCGAGCATTGGCCGCATCAGGTTCCACGAATGGCTCGGCGACAGCTGGGGCGTCCTGTTTTCGCACCCCGCCGACTTCACGCCCGTCTGCACGACGGAACTCGGCCTGACCGCGAAGCTCGCGAGCGAATTCGACAAGCGCAGCGTGAAGACGATCGCATTGTCTGTCGACAGCAAGGAATCGCACAGCGAGTGGATCAAGGACATCAACGAGACGCAGGCCGCGAGCGTCGGCTTCCCGATTCTCGCCGACGGCGACCGCAAGGTGTCGGAACTGTACGACATGATTCATCCGAACGCGAACGCCACGCTGACGGTCCGGTCGCTCTTCATCATCGACCCGCAGAAGAAGGTGCGTCTGATCATCACGTACCCGGCCAGCACCGGCCGTAACTTCGATGAAGTGCTGCGCGTGATCGACTCGCTGCAACTGACGGACAACTATCAGGTCGCGACGCCGGGCAACTGGAAGCATGGCGACGACGTCGTGATCGTGCCGTCGCTGAAGGACGAGGAAGAGATCAAGCGCAAGTTCCCGAAGGGCTACAAGGCGCTGCGTCCGTATCTGCGGATGACGCCGCAGCCGAACAAGTAA
- a CDS encoding DUF883 family protein: MSEVNKERLMSDIKTVLADAEDLLKQAASATGERASELRETALSRLKQAKEKAADVQVVVVEKGKKAARATDDYVHEHPWASIGIAAGVGVLVGLLINRK; the protein is encoded by the coding sequence ATGTCGGAAGTCAACAAGGAGAGATTGATGTCGGATATCAAAACCGTACTCGCAGACGCGGAAGATCTGCTGAAGCAGGCCGCGAGCGCCACAGGCGAACGCGCTTCTGAACTGCGCGAGACGGCGCTCTCGCGTCTCAAGCAGGCGAAGGAAAAGGCAGCCGACGTGCAGGTTGTGGTCGTCGAAAAAGGCAAGAAGGCCGCGCGCGCCACCGACGACTATGTCCACGAACATCCGTGGGCATCGATTGGCATTGCAGCCGGCGTCGGCGTGCTGGTGGGCCTGTTGATCAATCGCAAGTAA
- a CDS encoding phage holin family protein, whose translation MIDTQTQSGDRGPLRRILSSFFSILQTRLELIGIELAEEKDRLLMVLFMGLAAMMLATMALIALTALIAIAFWDTYRWQSLAGITIVYAIAAIVCALRARSGLHNSPMIFEATLNEFEKDREIFRKR comes from the coding sequence ATGATCGATACACAAACGCAGAGCGGGGACCGCGGGCCATTGCGGCGCATTCTCAGTTCGTTCTTTTCGATCCTGCAGACGCGGCTCGAACTGATCGGCATCGAGCTGGCCGAAGAAAAAGACCGGCTGCTAATGGTGCTGTTCATGGGCCTGGCCGCGATGATGCTGGCAACCATGGCGCTGATCGCGCTGACTGCGCTGATCGCGATTGCCTTCTGGGACACTTACCGGTGGCAGTCGCTCGCGGGCATCACGATTGTCTATGCCATCGCGGCGATCGTCTGTGCGCTGCGGGCGCGCAGCGGCTTGCACAACTCGCCGATGATCTTCGAAGCCACGCTCAACGAATTCGAGAAAGACCGCGAGATTTTCCGCAAACGCTGA
- a CDS encoding DUF3318 domain-containing protein → MSQVHSENAFRSRRPTAKDLSAPHLRALRKELLIVRADVERMQLAQATLDLRNAVTHFSWLKFIVPGFASAMPWGRRRGASAGIGALLKEYPLISSIASLVLAKPIRATVFATAKPVLKWGSVGLAAWEAFRIYQQVKRESHKRGASTAASNADMSPP, encoded by the coding sequence ATGAGTCAGGTCCATTCCGAGAACGCATTCCGCAGCCGCCGACCGACCGCCAAAGACTTGAGCGCGCCACATCTGCGCGCGCTGCGCAAGGAACTGCTGATCGTGCGTGCGGACGTCGAGCGCATGCAACTCGCGCAGGCGACGCTCGATCTGCGCAACGCCGTCACGCATTTCAGCTGGCTCAAGTTCATCGTGCCGGGCTTCGCCAGCGCGATGCCTTGGGGACGCCGGCGCGGCGCGTCGGCGGGGATCGGCGCGCTTCTCAAGGAATATCCGCTGATCAGTTCGATCGCCTCGCTGGTGCTCGCGAAACCGATCCGCGCCACCGTGTTCGCGACCGCGAAGCCCGTGCTCAAATGGGGCAGCGTCGGCCTCGCCGCGTGGGAAGCGTTTCGCATCTATCAGCAGGTGAAGCGCGAATCGCATAAGCGCGGGGCATCGACGGCGGCGTCCAATGCCGATATGAGCCCGCCCTGA
- a CDS encoding pilus assembly FimT family protein encodes MKRNAHAPRVCRGFTLFETLVVIALLAIVATLTVPSFVAWRVRDQVDARVTVCRIDAARRCLAAGQSCKTGVIDWSCGWAVMIERGGGFYPLRTQPDLAPVSIVGALTSAAFGDRPDGRGRVRHVDTRRDRLTVEQKHSER; translated from the coding sequence ATGAAACGGAATGCTCATGCGCCGCGTGTGTGCCGCGGGTTCACGCTGTTCGAAACGCTCGTCGTGATTGCGTTGCTCGCGATCGTCGCGACGTTGACGGTGCCGTCGTTCGTTGCGTGGCGCGTGCGCGATCAGGTCGACGCGCGCGTAACCGTGTGCCGGATCGATGCCGCGCGGCGCTGTCTCGCGGCGGGGCAGTCGTGCAAAACGGGCGTCATCGACTGGTCTTGTGGATGGGCCGTGATGATCGAGCGCGGTGGCGGCTTCTATCCGTTGCGCACGCAGCCCGACCTTGCGCCCGTCAGCATCGTTGGCGCGCTCACCAGCGCAGCCTTCGGAGACCGGCCCGATGGCAGAGGACGCGTGCGGCACGTTGATACTCGACGCGACAGGCTCACAGTCGAACAGAAGCACAGCGAGCGCTGA
- the nrdR gene encoding transcriptional regulator NrdR has translation MRCPFCRHDDTQVVDSRVSEDGAAIRRRRRCPACDKRFTTYERVELALPSVVKKDGSRTEFDRRKIVASMQLALRKRPVAADAIDAAASRIEYQLLGSGEREVRSERLGELVMNELRALDTIAYVRFASVYRRFEDVSEFEDVIEEFRRMNAPAAPAKPSRKR, from the coding sequence ATGCGCTGCCCCTTCTGCCGGCATGACGATACACAGGTCGTCGACTCGCGCGTGTCCGAGGACGGCGCCGCGATCAGGCGCCGCCGGCGCTGCCCGGCCTGCGACAAGCGTTTCACGACGTACGAGCGGGTCGAGCTGGCGTTGCCCTCGGTCGTCAAGAAGGATGGCAGCCGCACGGAGTTTGATCGCCGCAAGATCGTGGCAAGCATGCAACTGGCGCTGCGCAAGCGTCCAGTTGCTGCCGACGCCATCGACGCCGCCGCGTCGCGCATCGAGTATCAGCTGCTCGGCAGCGGGGAGCGTGAAGTGCGCAGCGAGCGTCTGGGCGAGCTCGTGATGAACGAGCTGCGCGCCCTCGACACCATCGCGTACGTGCGCTTTGCTTCCGTATACCGGCGTTTCGAAGACGTCTCAGAGTTCGAGGACGTCATTGAAGAGTTTCGCCGGATGAACGCTCCGGCCGCGCCCGCGAAGCCTTCCCGCAAGCGCTGA
- the glyA gene encoding serine hydroxymethyltransferase produces MFDKAQSTIANVDPEIWKAIQDEDRRQEEHIELIASENYTSPAVMAAQGSQLTNKYAEGYPGKRYYGGCEYVDVVEQLAIDRVKQLFGAEAANVQPNSGSQANQGVFFAMLKPGDTIMGMSLAHGGHLTHGSPVNMSGKWFNVVSYGLNEAEDIDYDAAEKLAQEHKPKIIIAGASAFALRIDFERLSKIARSVGAYLMVDMAHYAGLIAAGVYPNPVPFADFVTTTTHKSLRGPRGGVILMKAEFEKQINSAIFPGIQGGPLMHVIAGKAVAFKEALTPEFKEYQQHVVDNARVLAETLVKRGLRIVSGRTESHVMLVDLRAKKITGKAAEAALGAAHITVNKNAIPNDPEKPFVTSGVRLGSPAMTTRGFGTKEAEQVGNLIADVLDNPEDTATIERVRAQVAELTQRFPVYR; encoded by the coding sequence ATGTTTGACAAAGCCCAAAGCACCATCGCCAATGTCGATCCGGAAATCTGGAAGGCAATCCAGGACGAAGACCGCCGTCAGGAAGAGCACATCGAACTGATCGCATCGGAAAACTACACGAGCCCGGCCGTGATGGCCGCACAGGGCTCGCAGCTCACCAACAAGTACGCCGAAGGCTACCCGGGCAAGCGCTACTACGGCGGCTGCGAATACGTCGACGTCGTCGAACAACTGGCGATCGACCGCGTGAAGCAGCTGTTCGGTGCCGAAGCCGCGAATGTCCAGCCGAACTCGGGCTCGCAGGCGAACCAGGGTGTGTTCTTCGCGATGCTCAAGCCGGGCGACACGATCATGGGCATGAGCCTCGCGCATGGCGGCCATTTGACGCACGGCTCGCCCGTCAACATGTCGGGCAAGTGGTTCAACGTCGTCAGCTACGGTCTGAACGAGGCTGAGGACATCGACTACGACGCCGCTGAGAAGCTGGCTCAGGAGCACAAGCCGAAGATCATCATCGCGGGCGCATCGGCGTTTGCGCTGCGTATCGACTTCGAGCGCCTGTCGAAGATCGCCAGGTCGGTTGGCGCGTACCTGATGGTCGACATGGCGCACTACGCCGGTCTGATCGCAGCGGGCGTGTACCCGAATCCGGTGCCGTTCGCCGACTTCGTCACGACGACCACGCACAAGAGCCTGCGCGGCCCGCGCGGCGGCGTGATCCTGATGAAGGCGGAGTTCGAGAAGCAGATCAACTCGGCCATTTTCCCGGGCATCCAGGGCGGGCCGCTGATGCACGTGATCGCGGGCAAGGCTGTCGCGTTCAAGGAAGCGCTGACGCCGGAGTTCAAGGAATACCAGCAACACGTGGTCGACAACGCGCGCGTGCTGGCTGAAACGCTCGTCAAGCGCGGCCTGCGCATCGTGTCGGGCCGCACGGAAAGCCACGTGATGCTGGTCGACCTGCGCGCGAAGAAGATCACGGGCAAGGCAGCGGAAGCGGCACTGGGCGCGGCGCACATCACCGTGAACAAGAACGCGATTCCGAACGACCCGGAAAAGCCGTTCGTGACGAGCGGTGTGCGTCTCGGTTCGCCCGCCATGACGACGCGCGGCTTCGGCACGAAGGAAGCCGAGCAGGTCGGCAACCTGATCGCCGACGTGCTGGACAACCCGGAAGACACGGCCACGATCGAGCGCGTGCGCGCGCAGGTCGCCGAGTTGACCCAACGCTTCCCGGTCTACCGCTAA
- the ydfG gene encoding bifunctional NADP-dependent 3-hydroxy acid dehydrogenase/3-hydroxypropionate dehydrogenase YdfG — MIVFVTGASAGFGAAIARAFVKGGHCVVATARRKDRLQALADELGENLLPFELDVRDRAAVEAVPNALPADFAAVDVLVNNAGLALGLEPAQRAELDDWTTMIDTNCTGLVQVTRAFLPGMIERSRGHVFNLGSVAGTWPYPGGNVYGATKAFVRQFSLNLRADLHGTPIRVTDIEPGLCGGTEFSNVRFRGDDEKAAGVYQNVQPLTAEDIADSIYWIATRPAHVNINTIELMPVAQSFAGLNIHRG; from the coding sequence ATGATCGTGTTCGTCACCGGCGCGTCCGCAGGGTTCGGCGCCGCTATCGCCAGGGCTTTCGTCAAGGGCGGCCATTGCGTGGTCGCGACCGCGCGCCGCAAGGATCGCCTGCAGGCGCTCGCCGACGAGCTCGGCGAAAACCTTCTGCCCTTCGAACTGGACGTGCGCGACCGCGCAGCCGTCGAAGCCGTCCCCAACGCCCTGCCCGCCGACTTCGCCGCCGTCGACGTGCTCGTCAACAACGCCGGCCTCGCGCTCGGGCTCGAGCCCGCGCAACGTGCCGAGCTCGACGACTGGACGACGATGATCGACACCAACTGCACGGGCCTCGTGCAGGTCACGCGCGCCTTCCTGCCGGGGATGATCGAGCGCAGCCGCGGGCATGTGTTCAATCTGGGCTCGGTGGCGGGCACCTGGCCGTATCCGGGCGGCAACGTGTACGGCGCGACCAAGGCGTTCGTGCGCCAGTTCAGCCTGAACCTGCGCGCCGACCTGCACGGCACGCCCATTCGCGTGACGGACATCGAGCCGGGCCTGTGCGGCGGCACCGAGTTTTCGAACGTGCGTTTCCGCGGCGACGACGAGAAGGCTGCGGGCGTCTATCAGAACGTCCAGCCGCTCACGGCCGAAGACATCGCCGATTCGATCTACTGGATCGCGACGCGCCCCGCGCACGTCAACATCAATACGATCGAGTTGATGCCCGTCGCGCAGTCGTTTGCCGGCCTGAACATCCATCGCGGCTAG
- the ybgC gene encoding tol-pal system-associated acyl-CoA thioesterase, producing MRAMNMSDSQSGAEIGFVWPIRVYYEDTDAGGIVFYANYLKFFERARTEWLRACGVDQRKLAEESGALFVVRSTALDYRAPARLDDMLRIVSRIERLGRASVDFAQEAWRDDTLLATGTIRVGCVDSQSMKPAAIPPPVHAALRREPGPSVSTASI from the coding sequence ATGCGCGCCATGAATATGTCTGACAGTCAGTCCGGCGCGGAAATCGGCTTTGTCTGGCCGATTCGCGTGTATTACGAAGACACCGATGCCGGCGGCATCGTGTTTTACGCGAACTACCTGAAATTTTTCGAGCGCGCGCGCACCGAATGGCTGCGCGCGTGCGGCGTCGATCAACGCAAGCTGGCCGAAGAATCGGGCGCGCTCTTCGTCGTGCGGAGCACCGCGCTCGACTATCGCGCGCCTGCCCGGCTCGACGACATGCTGCGCATCGTCAGCCGGATCGAGCGGCTTGGCCGCGCATCGGTGGATTTCGCTCAGGAAGCCTGGCGCGACGATACGCTGCTGGCAACGGGCACGATCCGCGTCGGCTGTGTCGACTCGCAATCGATGAAGCCAGCCGCCATTCCTCCGCCGGTTCACGCCGCGTTGCGGCGCGAACCGGGCCCCAGCGTGTCAACGGCGAGTATTTGA
- the tolQ gene encoding protein TolQ gives MNTTQDLSIISLVLNASLLAQAVMALLLLLSLMSWTFIFRKWFAIRRARAQTERFERDFWSGGDLQALYQSAANNRHTIGALERIFESGMREFLKGKEKRLNDSGAILDGARRAMRAAFQREMDVLEANLAFLASVGSVSPYIGLFGTVWGIMNAFRGLANVQQATLANVAPGIAEALTATAIGLFAAIPAVVAYNRYAHDIDRLAIRFETFIEEFSNILQRQAH, from the coding sequence ATGAACACTACACAAGATCTGTCGATCATTTCCCTCGTTCTCAATGCGAGCCTGCTGGCGCAGGCAGTGATGGCGCTGCTGTTGCTGCTGTCGCTGATGTCGTGGACTTTCATCTTCCGCAAGTGGTTTGCGATTCGCCGCGCACGGGCGCAGACTGAACGCTTCGAACGCGATTTCTGGTCGGGCGGCGACCTGCAGGCGCTGTATCAGAGCGCCGCGAACAACCGTCACACGATCGGCGCGCTCGAACGTATTTTCGAGTCGGGCATGCGTGAGTTCCTGAAGGGCAAGGAAAAGCGTCTCAACGATTCGGGCGCGATTCTCGACGGCGCGCGCCGTGCCATGCGCGCCGCATTCCAGCGCGAAATGGACGTGCTTGAGGCCAACCTCGCGTTCCTCGCATCGGTCGGGTCGGTCAGCCCGTATATCGGTCTGTTCGGCACTGTGTGGGGCATCATGAACGCGTTCCGCGGCCTCGCGAACGTCCAGCAGGCCACCCTCGCGAACGTCGCGCCGGGCATCGCCGAAGCGCTGACCGCAACGGCCATTGGCCTGTTCGCCGCTATCCCTGCCGTGGTCGCCTACAACCGCTACGCGCACGATATCGACCGCCTCGCGATCCGCTTCGAAACCTTCATCGAAGAGTTCTCGAACATCCTGCAACGTCAGGCCCATTAA
- the tolR gene encoding protein TolR has product MAGSARSSMRGSRSRRAMADINVVPYIDVMLVLLVIFMVTAPLVAPSIVNLPTVGGAAPQQQTPPVVVNIKADGNMNVKYKDDAGATQQETMTQADLRSFVTDRQASHPDQPVVIAADKTVKYEVVMNVMSDLKARGVKRVGLLVKSQ; this is encoded by the coding sequence ATGGCCGGTTCAGCCCGTTCCAGCATGCGCGGCAGCCGCTCGCGCCGCGCGATGGCCGACATCAACGTCGTCCCGTACATCGACGTGATGCTCGTGCTGCTCGTGATCTTCATGGTGACGGCCCCGCTCGTGGCGCCGTCGATCGTGAACCTGCCGACTGTCGGCGGCGCCGCGCCGCAGCAGCAGACGCCGCCCGTCGTCGTCAACATCAAGGCGGACGGCAATATGAACGTCAAGTACAAGGACGACGCGGGCGCGACGCAACAGGAGACGATGACGCAGGCCGACCTGCGCAGCTTCGTCACCGACCGTCAGGCGTCGCATCCCGATCAGCCCGTCGTGATCGCCGCCGACAAAACCGTCAAGTATGAAGTCGTGATGAACGTGATGTCCGACCTGAAGGCTCGTGGCGTCAAGCGCGTTGGATTGCTCGTCAAATCGCAATGA
- the tolA gene encoding cell envelope integrity protein TolA: protein MTRRQNNAYPLRPPRERGTWRAFALAALMHVLLGFFLYHGIHWQNSTPAGAEAELWTEVPDVPTPRPVVPPPVPVRPAPQVNDEQADIALQEKKRKQQEAQRQAELAEQQRQQKLQAQQEAEAKRQQQLAADQAAAAATAKLKQQQQQQADKLRQQQLAQQKQEQLKKQQEEQKEQQKEQEAKQAQADAQAKADAAKAAKAKAAAQAQAADAAKKLDAERRQRLAAMQGMAGGEGSTGNGLAKSGTGSGAGGNATSPGYAEKVQRRVRPNIIWSGDTSGLQTVVSVRCSPTGTLLSATVTRSSGNQAWDDAALRAVQRSDPMPQDIDGKTPGSFTITLRPAA from the coding sequence ATGACCCGCCGACAGAACAACGCCTACCCGCTTCGACCGCCGCGCGAGCGCGGCACGTGGCGCGCGTTCGCGCTCGCCGCGCTGATGCACGTGCTGCTGGGGTTCTTCCTGTATCACGGCATCCACTGGCAGAACAGCACGCCTGCGGGCGCTGAAGCCGAACTGTGGACAGAAGTGCCCGACGTGCCGACGCCGCGCCCCGTTGTGCCGCCGCCCGTGCCCGTCAGGCCCGCCCCGCAGGTCAACGACGAACAGGCTGATATCGCGCTGCAGGAAAAGAAGCGCAAGCAGCAGGAAGCGCAGCGTCAGGCTGAACTTGCCGAGCAGCAGCGTCAGCAGAAGCTGCAGGCCCAGCAGGAAGCCGAGGCGAAGCGCCAGCAGCAGCTCGCCGCCGATCAGGCCGCGGCAGCCGCCACCGCGAAGCTCAAGCAGCAACAGCAGCAACAGGCCGACAAGCTCAGGCAGCAGCAACTCGCCCAGCAGAAGCAGGAGCAGTTGAAGAAGCAGCAGGAAGAACAGAAGGAACAGCAAAAGGAACAGGAAGCGAAGCAGGCGCAAGCCGACGCGCAGGCCAAGGCTGACGCGGCGAAGGCCGCCAAGGCCAAGGCTGCTGCGCAGGCCCAGGCCGCCGATGCCGCAAAGAAGCTCGACGCCGAGCGACGCCAGCGCCTCGCGGCCATGCAGGGCATGGCGGGTGGCGAAGGCTCGACGGGCAATGGTCTCGCGAAGAGTGGAACGGGCAGCGGCGCGGGCGGCAACGCCACGTCGCCGGGCTATGCGGAGAAGGTCCAGCGCCGCGTGCGTCCGAACATCATCTGGTCGGGCGATACGTCGGGCCTGCAAACGGTCGTTTCCGTGCGCTGCTCGCCGACGGGCACGCTGCTGAGCGCGACCGTCACCCGTAGCAGCGGAAACCAGGCGTGGGACGACGCCGCACTGCGGGCCGTCCAGCGGTCGGATCCAATGCCTCAGGACATCGACGGCAAGACGCCCGGCAGTTTTACGATCACGCTGCGTCCAGCCGCCTGA
- the tolB gene encoding Tol-Pal system beta propeller repeat protein TolB, with the protein MSLMTKLGLRALVASCLIAAGGAAHAQLNVLVTGVGSTQFPIATANFANEANSPQQISTIVRQDLQRSGKFTNIDAGSAPVSEGDSVDLGAWKAKGANAFVAGSVTKLPNGQYQVRFKLYDTVNQQSLGGLELVSPESGLRMSAHKVADYIYAKLMGGRGVFATRLSYVIKTGNRYQLQISDSDGQDAHIALSSPEPIISPAWSPDGTKVAYVSFEKKKPIVYIHDLPTGRRVVVSDQKGNNSAPAWSPDGRTLAVALSRTGNTQIFAVNADGSGLRRLTQGSAIDTEPSYSPDGQSIYFTSDRGGQPQIYKMPAGGESAGGAQRVTFTGNYNTSPRVSPDGKQLAYISRTGGGFKLYIQDLQSGVATALTDTTHDESPSFAANGQYILYATQVNGRGVLAAVSTDGRTRQVLSVQGGIVREPSWGPFMQ; encoded by the coding sequence ATGAGTTTGATGACCAAGCTAGGCCTGCGAGCGCTGGTAGCGTCGTGCCTGATCGCCGCCGGCGGTGCCGCCCATGCACAACTCAACGTCCTCGTGACGGGCGTCGGGTCCACCCAGTTCCCGATCGCCACAGCAAATTTTGCCAACGAGGCCAATTCTCCCCAGCAGATCAGCACGATCGTCCGTCAGGACCTTCAGCGCAGCGGTAAATTCACCAACATCGACGCCGGCAGCGCGCCCGTTTCGGAAGGCGATTCCGTCGATCTCGGCGCATGGAAGGCCAAGGGCGCGAATGCGTTCGTGGCGGGTAGCGTCACCAAGCTGCCGAACGGCCAGTACCAGGTGCGCTTCAAACTGTACGACACCGTCAACCAGCAAAGCCTCGGCGGGCTCGAACTGGTCAGCCCGGAAAGCGGCCTGCGCATGAGCGCGCACAAGGTCGCCGACTACATCTATGCGAAGCTGATGGGCGGCCGCGGCGTGTTCGCGACGCGTCTGTCGTACGTGATCAAGACGGGCAACCGTTATCAGCTGCAGATATCCGACTCGGACGGCCAGGACGCGCACATCGCCCTCTCCAGCCCCGAGCCGATCATCTCGCCGGCATGGTCGCCGGATGGCACGAAGGTCGCGTACGTGTCGTTCGAAAAGAAGAAGCCGATCGTCTACATCCACGATCTGCCTACGGGCCGCCGCGTCGTCGTGTCGGACCAGAAGGGCAACAACAGCGCGCCCGCCTGGTCGCCTGATGGTCGCACGCTCGCCGTCGCGCTGTCGCGCACCGGCAACACACAGATTTTCGCCGTCAACGCCGACGGCAGCGGCCTGCGCCGCCTCACGCAAGGCAGCGCGATCGACACCGAGCCGTCGTACTCTCCTGATGGCCAGTCGATCTACTTTACGAGCGACCGCGGCGGCCAGCCGCAGATCTACAAGATGCCTGCCGGCGGCGAGTCCGCGGGCGGCGCGCAGCGCGTGACCTTCACGGGCAACTACAATACGAGTCCGCGCGTCAGCCCGGACGGCAAGCAGCTCGCATACATCTCGCGCACGGGCGGGGGCTTCAAGCTGTATATCCAGGATCTGCAGTCGGGCGTCGCGACGGCGCTCACCGACACCACACATGACGAATCGCCGAGCTTCGCGGCGAATGGTCAGTACATTCTTTACGCCACTCAGGTGAACGGCCGTGGCGTGTTGGCCGCAGTATCGACCGATGGTCGGACGCGGCAGGTCCTGTCCGTTCAGGGAGGCATCGTACGCGAGCCTTCCTGGGGTCCGTTTATGCAATAA
- the pal gene encoding peptidoglycan-associated lipoprotein Pal, whose product MMSKLRIAFAVGMVGALAACHSGVKLDENANKGGATGAQPNPNDVATVNVDPLNDPNSPLAKRSIYFDFDSYSVKDDYQPLLQQHAQYLKSHPQRHVLIQGNTDERGTSEYNLALGQKRAEAVRRSLSLLGVPDSEMEAVSLGKEKPQATGHDEASWAQNRRADLVYQQ is encoded by the coding sequence ATGATGTCCAAACTTCGTATCGCGTTTGCCGTAGGTATGGTCGGCGCGCTGGCTGCATGTCATTCGGGCGTCAAGCTCGACGAAAACGCCAACAAGGGTGGCGCGACGGGCGCCCAGCCTAACCCGAACGATGTCGCCACGGTGAACGTCGATCCGTTGAACGATCCGAACAGCCCGCTGGCCAAGCGCAGCATCTATTTCGACTTCGACAGCTACTCGGTCAAGGACGACTACCAGCCGCTGCTGCAGCAACACGCGCAGTATCTGAAGAGCCATCCGCAACGTCACGTCCTGATCCAGGGCAACACCGACGAGCGTGGCACGAGCGAGTACAACCTGGCACTCGGCCAGAAGCGTGCTGAAGCTGTCCGCCGTTCGCTGTCGCTGCTGGGCGTTCCGGATTCGGAAATGGAAGCCGTGAGTCTGGGTAAAGAAAAGCCGCAGGCAACGGGTCATGACGAAGCTTCGTGGGCGCAGAACCGCCGCGCGGACCTCGTCTATCAACAGTAA
- the ybgF gene encoding tol-pal system protein YbgF: protein MTPRFSWLRMAAAACVAGTALMALPAHAGMFDDDQARQAILDLRTKTDSLSSQLSAAQRTILDQSNRLDQLNQQVATLRGQNEDLANQVATLQKQQKDYYTDLDGRLKKFEPQQQTVDGVEGSVQPGETDAFNAASQQFRSGDFKNAATSFRSFIAKYPQSPYQPTAQYWLGNALYALRDYKGSTAMWQGVVQKYPQHPRAPEALLAIANNQLEQGQKAAAKKTLEQIVAQYGGSDVAQSAQSKLSQIK from the coding sequence ATGACGCCCCGTTTCTCCTGGCTGCGCATGGCCGCAGCCGCCTGCGTCGCGGGAACGGCCCTGATGGCCCTGCCCGCGCACGCAGGCATGTTCGACGACGATCAGGCTCGCCAGGCGATTCTCGATCTGCGCACCAAGACCGATAGTCTGTCGAGCCAGCTGTCGGCAGCTCAACGCACGATCCTCGATCAGTCCAACCGTCTCGACCAGTTGAACCAGCAGGTCGCGACGTTGCGCGGACAGAACGAGGACCTCGCCAATCAGGTCGCCACGTTGCAGAAGCAGCAGAAGGACTACTACACCGACCTCGATGGTCGTCTGAAGAAGTTCGAGCCGCAGCAGCAGACGGTCGATGGGGTCGAGGGCTCCGTGCAGCCGGGCGAAACGGACGCGTTCAACGCGGCTTCGCAGCAGTTCCGCAGCGGTGACTTCAAGAACGCGGCGACGTCATTCCGCAGCTTTATCGCGAAGTACCCGCAGAGCCCATATCAGCCTACGGCACAATACTGGCTCGGCAACGCGCTCTACGCGCTGCGCGACTACAAGGGCTCGACGGCCATGTGGCAAGGCGTCGTCCAGAAGTATCCGCAGCATCCGCGGGCGCCGGAAGCACTGCTGGCTATCGCGAACAACCAGCTCGAACAAGGTCAGAAGGCCGCCGCGAAGAAGACGCTCGAACAGATCGTCGCGCAGTACGGCGGCTCGGATGTCGCGCAGTCGGCGCAAAGCAAGCTTTCGCAGATCAAGTGA